In a genomic window of Occallatibacter riparius:
- a CDS encoding glycosyltransferase family 4 protein gives MRVGLFTREYPPQVYGGAGVHVEYLSRELARNIEVEVHCWGPQHSDNGNLHVCGQQPWPDITNGTEGKFKGALEALSLNLTQIKALENIDVVHTHTWYVSMAGYLAKKLYGMPFVLTTHSLEPLRAWKAEQLGSGYAMSSWMESTAIHDADAIVAVSQGTRDDILRAYPDIDPARIHVIYNGIDLAEYQKTSDTSALTEYGIDPSIPYILFVGRITRQKGVTHLVDAIDYLPEDTQVVLCAGAPDTPEIAAELRAKVEHARQKHPRIIWIEKMVTKPEVIQLYSNCRVFCCPSVYEPFGIINLEAMACRAPVVASSTGGIKEVVVEGETGYLVPFEGDRVTGFPVDPDTFARDLAGRISILLADPEKCQRFGDAGRKRVEDVFSWTSIAKQTTALYQSLIDQRKHSL, from the coding sequence TTGCGAGTTGGCCTCTTTACACGCGAATATCCGCCCCAGGTCTATGGCGGCGCCGGCGTACACGTCGAATACCTCAGCCGCGAATTAGCCAGAAACATTGAGGTTGAAGTCCATTGTTGGGGACCCCAGCACTCTGACAACGGCAACCTGCACGTCTGCGGCCAACAGCCCTGGCCCGACATCACCAACGGGACCGAAGGCAAATTCAAGGGCGCGCTCGAAGCCCTCAGCCTGAACCTCACCCAGATCAAGGCCCTCGAAAACATCGACGTGGTCCACACCCACACGTGGTATGTCTCGATGGCCGGCTACCTCGCCAAAAAGCTCTATGGCATGCCCTTCGTGCTGACCACCCACTCCCTCGAGCCCCTCCGCGCGTGGAAGGCCGAGCAGCTCGGCTCCGGCTACGCCATGAGCTCCTGGATGGAATCCACCGCCATCCACGACGCCGACGCCATCGTTGCCGTCTCCCAAGGCACCCGCGACGACATCCTTCGCGCCTACCCCGACATCGACCCCGCTCGTATTCACGTCATCTACAACGGCATCGATCTCGCCGAATATCAGAAGACGTCCGACACCTCGGCTCTCACTGAATACGGCATCGACCCGTCAATCCCCTACATCCTCTTCGTCGGCCGCATCACCCGCCAGAAAGGCGTCACCCACCTGGTAGACGCCATCGATTACCTGCCAGAAGACACGCAGGTAGTCCTCTGCGCCGGCGCCCCCGACACTCCCGAAATCGCCGCCGAACTCCGCGCCAAGGTGGAACACGCACGCCAGAAGCACCCGCGCATCATCTGGATCGAGAAGATGGTCACCAAGCCCGAGGTCATCCAGCTCTACTCCAACTGTCGCGTCTTCTGCTGCCCCTCGGTCTACGAACCCTTCGGCATCATCAATCTCGAAGCCATGGCCTGCCGCGCTCCAGTCGTCGCCAGTTCCACCGGAGGCATCAAGGAAGTCGTCGTCGAAGGCGAGACCGGCTACCTCGTCCCGTTTGAAGGCGATCGCGTCACCGGCTTCCCCGTCGACCCCGACACCTTCGCTCGCGACCTCGCCGGCCGCATCAGCATCCTCCTCGCCGATCCCGAGAAATGCCAGCGATTTGGCGATGCCGGCCGCAAGCGCGTAGAAGACGTCTTCAGCTGGACCAGCATTGCAAAGCAGACCACCGCTCTTTACCAGTCATTAATCGATCAGCGCAAACATAGCCTCTAG